In Allocoprobacillus halotolerans, a genomic segment contains:
- the tnpA gene encoding IS66 family insertion sequence element accessory protein TnpA, whose product MKYDWKKIIDDQLNSGLTVNKYCDEHHLALSSFYKNKRKIQKDSVSTDIFLPVGVIDDMPALVSMNIDGHTVEFDSSLLDKVIGALK is encoded by the coding sequence ATGAAATATGATTGGAAAAAGATCATTGATGATCAGCTGAACAGTGGACTCACTGTTAATAAATACTGTGATGAACATCATCTTGCTCTCAGCTCTTTCTATAAAAATAAAAGGAAGATTCAAAAGGATTCGGTTTCTACTGATATCTTTCTGCCTGTTGGAGTTATTGATGACATGCCAGCTCTTGTATCGATGAATATTGATGGTCATACTGTTGAATTTGATTCTTCATTGCTTGATAAAGTCAT